Proteins co-encoded in one Oceanibaculum nanhaiense genomic window:
- a CDS encoding MBL fold metallo-hydrolase: MSITLTFHGAAGTVTGSCYRLDVGKKSLLIDCGMFQGDKTLKQLNYDSWPFDPKRIDAVLMTHAHIDHSGLIPKLTRAGYKGPIIATEGTAELLRFMLPDSGSIQEMEVERLNRRNQRRGLPALKPIYTQQDAHDALAQIETREYETWFEVAPGIQARFWNAGHILGAASIELALAQGNGKPMKLLFSGDIGPENKALVKSPEAPRDLDILVMESTYGGRTRPKLDPLQRRAVLAGEVNAALSAGGNLVIPAFAVERTQELLADLNKLIADGTVPSVPIFVDSPLATQITQVFTRFLNAEGGVRTPTPQPFAAGNVRFTRTVQESMEIEKVKGGAIIISASGMCDAGRIRHHLKNNLWRANATVLLIGYMAPGTLGALLDAGERRVRIQGDEIAVKARIRRLEIYSGHADHDELLDWLRDRLPVRRGLFLTHGEVEAAASLRGAIAGWKEELSAITVPHIDESYRLDGKRPVRIPPDGAPRRLDRYAEAEALAGHDWHNDYARLMLHVQQRLRGMEDDAARKRLMRKLQRMVEAAPK, from the coding sequence ATGAGCATCACCCTCACCTTCCATGGAGCCGCCGGCACCGTCACCGGCTCCTGCTACCGCCTCGATGTCGGCAAGAAGAGCCTGCTGATCGATTGCGGCATGTTCCAGGGCGACAAGACGCTGAAGCAGCTGAACTACGATTCCTGGCCGTTCGACCCGAAGCGGATCGACGCGGTGCTGATGACCCATGCCCATATCGACCATAGCGGCCTGATTCCGAAACTGACCCGGGCCGGCTACAAGGGGCCCATCATTGCCACCGAGGGCACGGCGGAGCTGCTGCGCTTCATGCTGCCGGATTCCGGCTCGATCCAGGAGATGGAGGTGGAGCGGCTGAACCGGCGCAACCAGCGCCGCGGCCTGCCGGCCCTGAAACCGATCTATACCCAGCAGGACGCGCATGACGCGCTGGCGCAGATCGAGACGCGGGAATACGAGACCTGGTTCGAGGTGGCCCCCGGCATCCAGGCGCGGTTCTGGAACGCCGGCCACATCCTGGGCGCGGCCTCCATCGAGCTGGCGCTGGCGCAGGGCAACGGCAAGCCGATGAAGCTGCTGTTCTCCGGCGATATCGGGCCGGAAAACAAGGCGCTGGTGAAAAGCCCGGAAGCGCCGCGCGACCTCGACATCCTGGTCATGGAATCGACCTATGGCGGGCGCACCCGGCCGAAGCTGGACCCGCTGCAGCGCCGCGCCGTGCTGGCCGGAGAGGTCAATGCCGCACTGTCGGCCGGCGGCAACCTCGTGATCCCCGCCTTCGCGGTGGAGCGCACGCAGGAGCTGCTGGCCGACCTGAACAAGCTGATCGCCGACGGCACCGTGCCCAGCGTACCAATCTTCGTCGATTCGCCGCTCGCTACCCAGATTACCCAGGTGTTTACCCGCTTTCTCAACGCCGAGGGCGGCGTGCGCACCCCAACGCCGCAGCCCTTCGCCGCCGGCAATGTGCGCTTCACCCGTACGGTTCAGGAAAGCATGGAGATCGAGAAGGTGAAGGGCGGGGCGATCATCATCTCGGCCAGCGGCATGTGCGATGCCGGGCGCATCCGCCATCATCTGAAGAACAATCTGTGGCGCGCCAACGCCACCGTACTGCTGATCGGCTATATGGCGCCGGGCACGCTGGGCGCGCTGCTGGATGCCGGCGAGCGCAGGGTACGCATCCAGGGCGACGAGATCGCGGTCAAGGCGCGCATCCGCAGGCTGGAAATCTATTCCGGCCACGCCGACCATGACGAGCTGCTGGACTGGTTGCGCGACAGGCTGCCGGTCCGGCGCGGCCTGTTCCTGACGCATGGCGAAGTGGAGGCGGCAGCCAGCCTGCGCGGCGCGATTGCCGGCTGGAAGGAGGAGCTATCCGCCATCACCGTGCCGCATATCGACGAGAGCTACCGGCTGGACGGCAAGCGCCCCGTACGGATTCCGCCGGATGGTGCGCCACGCCGCCTCGACCGCTATGCCGAGGCAGAGGCGCTGGCCGGGCATGACTGGCACAATGACTATGCGCGACTGATGCTGCACGTACAGCAGCGGCTGCGCGGCATGGAGGACGATGCGGCGCGCAAACGCCTCATGCGCAAGCTGCAGCGCATGGTCGAAGCGGCCCCGAAATGA
- a CDS encoding thymidine phosphorylase family protein: MLKLKRIGIDTHRESIVYLNRGCTLYQPEEFQALAKIEVVGPGRQMPATLNIVDDPELLTPDELGLSEEAFRLFRLPEGTPVSIGHPRPLESLEAVRAKAQGHVLSAADYNAVIRDIAALRYSKMEIAAFLVACASFMTTEEVLNLTRAMAAVGHRLDWGDKWVVDKHCIGGIPGNRTSMIVVPLVMAHGLIIPKTSSRAITSPAGTADTMEVLARVDIETDEMRAIVERIGGCLVWGGRVNLSPADDVMITVERPLGIDTREQMVASILSKKLTAGSRYLVLDIPVGPTAKVRSQGEAIRLRKLFEHIAGAVGLTLETIITDGSQPIGRGVGPVLEARDVMAVLRNDPEAPSDLRERSLLLAGALIESDRNVKGGQGIRRARELLENGEALKAMERIIDAQGPASQKLEPSTQCHEVVAPRAGIVEAIDCLRIARVARMAGAPAFKGAGVDLLKKAGDPVRAGEPLYRIHAGLKADLDFAAELAGQDTGYLVDGVAETA, from the coding sequence ATGTTGAAACTCAAACGCATCGGCATCGACACCCACCGCGAGAGCATCGTCTATCTCAATCGCGGTTGTACCCTCTATCAACCGGAGGAATTCCAGGCGCTGGCCAAGATCGAGGTGGTCGGGCCGGGCCGGCAGATGCCGGCGACGCTGAACATCGTCGATGATCCTGAATTGCTGACGCCGGACGAGCTGGGCCTGTCGGAGGAAGCCTTCCGCCTGTTCCGCCTGCCCGAGGGCACACCGGTTTCCATCGGCCATCCCCGGCCGCTGGAAAGTCTGGAAGCCGTGCGCGCCAAGGCGCAGGGCCATGTGCTGTCGGCCGCCGACTACAATGCCGTCATCCGCGACATCGCCGCGCTGCGCTATTCCAAGATGGAGATCGCCGCCTTCCTGGTGGCCTGCGCCAGCTTCATGACCACGGAGGAAGTGCTGAACCTCACCCGCGCCATGGCCGCCGTCGGCCACCGGCTGGACTGGGGCGACAAATGGGTGGTGGACAAGCACTGCATCGGCGGCATCCCCGGCAACCGGACCTCGATGATCGTGGTGCCGCTGGTGATGGCGCATGGCCTCATTATTCCGAAAACCTCGTCACGCGCCATCACCTCCCCCGCCGGCACCGCCGACACGATGGAGGTGCTGGCCCGGGTCGATATCGAGACAGACGAGATGCGCGCCATCGTGGAGCGCATCGGCGGCTGCCTGGTCTGGGGCGGCCGGGTGAATCTGTCGCCCGCCGACGATGTGATGATCACGGTGGAACGCCCGCTCGGCATCGACACGCGCGAGCAGATGGTGGCCTCCATCCTGTCGAAGAAACTGACCGCCGGCTCGCGCTATCTGGTGCTCGACATTCCGGTCGGCCCCACCGCCAAGGTGCGCTCGCAGGGCGAGGCGATCCGGCTGCGCAAGCTGTTCGAGCACATCGCCGGTGCGGTCGGGCTGACGCTGGAGACGATCATCACCGATGGCAGCCAGCCCATCGGGCGCGGCGTCGGCCCGGTGCTGGAGGCGCGCGACGTCATGGCGGTGCTGCGCAACGATCCCGAGGCCCCATCGGATTTGCGCGAGCGCAGCCTTTTGCTGGCCGGCGCGCTGATCGAGAGCGACCGCAATGTGAAGGGCGGGCAAGGCATCCGCCGCGCCCGAGAACTGCTGGAAAACGGGGAAGCGCTGAAGGCCATGGAGCGCATTATCGACGCGCAGGGACCGGCCAGTCAGAAGCTGGAGCCCAGCACCCAATGCCATGAGGTGGTGGCGCCGCGCGCCGGTATTGTGGAGGCCATCGACTGCCTGCGCATCGCCCGTGTCGCCCGCATGGCCGGTGCGCCGGCCTTCAAGGGGGCGGGCGTCGATCTGCTGAAAAAAGCCGGCGACCCGGTGCGCGCGGGTGAGCCTTTGTACCGCATCCATGCCGGGCTGAAGGCGGATCTGGATTTCGCCGCCGAACTGGCGGGACAGGACACGGGCTATCTCGTGGATGGAGTCGCGGAAACGGCATGA
- a CDS encoding dicarboxylate/amino acid:cation symporter: protein MTLHDTNPLEQRSLIHNTAPLGRMSRERLWLKVLAGLAMGIAVGTFLGETTLLPSYWIARLVEWLAFPGHLFLALIKFVVVPLILASVVRGIAAGGDIDTLRAMGGRVVAIFTAMTALAVVIGMALAFALQPGLQIDSGLIASMAGDTLVSGIAPVGGDLPLTDRIIGIIPQNPFSDLAEGSMLQIVIGAALIGGALLMVPGEQARPFFDLMGSIQAACMVVVGWVMKLAPFAVFGLLCEITAKVGLSAIVGVAAYVGTVLLGLGLLYAAFILLAWLAGGRRPLTYLKAVREVTLLAFSTSSSAAVMPMSLRTAEDKLHVRSAVSRFVVPLGTTINMSGTALYQGVAAVFLAQVFGIELGLAALVLIVVTAVGTSIGSPGTPGVGIVILATILTGVGIPAAGIALIIGVDRLLDMCRTAVNVNGDLVTALLIERWSAREDETPA from the coding sequence ATGACGTTACACGATACCAACCCGCTTGAGCAGCGCTCGCTGATTCACAATACCGCACCGCTCGGCCGGATGAGCCGGGAAAGGCTGTGGCTGAAGGTGCTGGCCGGGCTGGCTATGGGCATCGCCGTCGGCACATTCCTGGGGGAGACGACGCTGCTGCCGTCATACTGGATCGCCCGCCTGGTGGAATGGCTGGCCTTTCCCGGCCATCTGTTCCTGGCGCTCATCAAATTCGTCGTGGTGCCGCTGATCCTGGCGTCGGTGGTGCGGGGTATCGCCGCCGGCGGTGATATCGACACGCTGCGGGCAATGGGCGGGCGCGTGGTGGCGATCTTCACCGCCATGACCGCGCTGGCCGTGGTGATCGGTATGGCGCTGGCCTTTGCGCTGCAACCCGGCCTGCAGATCGACAGCGGGTTGATCGCCTCGATGGCGGGTGACACTTTGGTCTCCGGCATCGCGCCGGTGGGCGGCGATCTTCCGCTGACCGACCGCATCATCGGAATCATTCCGCAGAATCCGTTTTCCGATCTGGCCGAGGGCTCGATGCTGCAGATCGTCATCGGCGCGGCGTTGATCGGTGGCGCCTTGCTGATGGTGCCGGGCGAGCAGGCACGGCCGTTCTTCGATCTGATGGGGTCGATCCAGGCCGCCTGCATGGTGGTGGTCGGCTGGGTCATGAAGCTGGCCCCCTTTGCGGTGTTCGGCCTGCTGTGCGAAATCACGGCGAAGGTCGGGCTGAGCGCCATTGTGGGCGTGGCCGCCTATGTCGGCACCGTGCTGCTGGGGCTGGGGCTGCTGTACGCGGCCTTCATCCTGCTCGCCTGGCTGGCAGGTGGGCGGCGACCGCTCACTTATCTGAAGGCGGTGCGCGAGGTGACGCTGCTGGCCTTTTCGACCTCCAGCTCGGCTGCGGTGATGCCGATGTCGCTGCGCACGGCGGAAGACAAGCTGCATGTCAGGTCGGCGGTGTCGCGTTTCGTGGTGCCGCTGGGCACCACCATCAACATGTCGGGCACCGCCCTGTATCAGGGCGTGGCCGCGGTGTTCCTGGCGCAGGTGTTCGGCATCGAACTGGGCCTCGCCGCTCTGGTGCTGATCGTGGTGACGGCGGTCGGCACCTCCATCGGTTCGCCCGGCACGCCCGGCGTGGGGATCGTCATTCTGGCGACGATCCTGACCGGTGTCGGCATCCCGGCGGCCGGTATCGCGCTGATCATCGGGGTGGACCGGCTGCTCGACATGTGCCGCACGGCGGTGAATGTGAACGGCGATCTGGTGACGGCGCTGCTGATCGAACGCTGGTCCGCGCGGGAGGATGAGACACCGGCCTGA
- a CDS encoding ArsR/SmtB family transcription factor encodes MTRLSAAAEQASELLKALSNPTRLKILCSLVESEKSVGQIADVLDVRENNVSQHLALLRKDRLVSTRRDGQTIYYRIDDPAAQQVIALLHDLFCGPEEISRRR; translated from the coding sequence ATGACGCGACTCTCTGCGGCGGCGGAACAGGCCAGCGAACTGCTGAAGGCACTGTCCAACCCGACTCGCCTGAAAATCCTGTGCAGCCTTGTCGAATCGGAAAAATCGGTGGGGCAGATCGCCGATGTGCTGGACGTGCGGGAGAACAATGTCTCCCAGCATCTGGCCCTGCTGCGCAAGGACAGGCTGGTCAGCACCCGGCGCGACGGGCAGACGATCTATTACCGCATCGACGATCCGGCGGCGCAGCAGGTCATCGCCCTGCTGCACGATCTGTTCTGCGGACCGGAAGAGATATCCCGGCGGCGATAA
- a CDS encoding CBS domain-containing protein → MLVSDILKTKGSDVVAVPPTMAVSDAAKLLAEKRIGSVLVLDKEKIAGILSERDIVRTLAAEGASCLDGPVSRLMTAKVVTCRPDQSIGDVMELMTTGRFRHVPVVEDGHLAGMISIGDVVKWRLEEAQEEVRQMAAYVSGA, encoded by the coding sequence ATGCTGGTATCCGATATTCTGAAGACCAAAGGCTCCGACGTCGTCGCCGTGCCGCCGACCATGGCGGTGTCCGACGCGGCAAAGCTGCTGGCGGAAAAGCGCATCGGTTCGGTGCTGGTGCTGGACAAGGAGAAGATCGCCGGCATCCTGTCCGAGCGTGACATCGTGCGCACGCTGGCCGCCGAAGGGGCAAGCTGCCTGGACGGCCCGGTCTCGCGGCTGATGACCGCCAAGGTGGTGACCTGCCGGCCGGATCAGTCGATCGGCGACGTCATGGAGCTGATGACGACAGGCCGGTTCCGCCATGTGCCGGTGGTCGAGGACGGCCACCTTGCCGGCATGATCTCCATCGGCGATGTGGTGAAATGGCGGCTGGAGGAAGCGCAGGAGGAAGTGCGCCAGATGGCGGCCTATGTAAGCGGCGCCTGA
- a CDS encoding DoxX family protein — protein MTPHQLLAAGQAITDRLQPFALLALRLPVAWVFWASARTKVEGWNIFAPSPSAFFLFEHEYGLPFPVLSAHLATLAEHILPVLLVLGLATRLGALGLLTMTLVIQLFVYPDAWVSHHMFWASILFAVLALGPGRFSLDHLIFRRLQG, from the coding sequence ATGACACCGCACCAGCTTCTCGCTGCTGGCCAGGCCATAACCGACCGTCTTCAGCCCTTCGCCCTGCTCGCGCTGCGCCTGCCGGTCGCCTGGGTGTTCTGGGCCTCGGCCCGCACCAAGGTGGAGGGCTGGAACATCTTCGCCCCCAGCCCCAGCGCCTTTTTCCTGTTCGAGCATGAATACGGCCTGCCCTTCCCGGTGCTGTCCGCCCATCTCGCCACGCTGGCCGAACATATCCTGCCGGTGCTGCTGGTGCTGGGGCTGGCGACCCGGCTGGGCGCGCTGGGCCTGCTCACCATGACCCTGGTGATCCAGCTTTTCGTCTATCCCGACGCCTGGGTGTCGCATCACATGTTCTGGGCTTCCATCCTGTTCGCCGTGCTGGCGCTGGGGCCGGGCCGTTTCTCGCTGGACCATCTGATCTTCCGGCGACTGCAGGGCTGA
- a CDS encoding HvfC/BufC N-terminal domain-containing protein has protein sequence MLEIVQANFAAALRWQDTPPAGLVDDPQGRHPLTRRFAVYLNNVHHGLTQALADAYPVVRRLVGDDFFSAMARLYVAENLPRTRGLTHYGDRFPAFLYRFPPARTLPYLADVARLERAALEVLHAADAPAATPYDLLALGESLAEIPLPLHPAVRLIASRHPALAIHAANSGDTTGDEEIEDRPQSVLIYRDGPAVRYTEITVAELHLLRRLKAGWSLARIAETCPPQQEGAGLVARFQRLAALPIFTLPTGDTA, from the coding sequence ATGCTTGAAATCGTTCAGGCCAACTTCGCCGCTGCGCTGCGCTGGCAGGACACACCTCCCGCCGGTCTGGTCGACGATCCGCAGGGCAGGCACCCGCTGACCCGGCGCTTCGCGGTCTATCTGAACAATGTGCATCACGGGCTGACCCAGGCGCTGGCCGATGCCTATCCGGTGGTGCGGCGGCTGGTCGGTGACGACTTCTTCTCCGCCATGGCGCGGCTCTATGTGGCGGAGAACCTGCCGCGCACGCGCGGCCTCACCCATTATGGCGACCGCTTCCCGGCTTTCCTGTACCGGTTTCCACCGGCCCGCACCCTGCCCTATCTGGCCGATGTGGCGCGGCTGGAACGCGCCGCGCTGGAGGTGCTGCATGCCGCCGACGCCCCCGCCGCGACGCCGTACGATCTGCTGGCGCTGGGCGAGAGCCTCGCGGAAATACCGTTGCCGCTGCATCCCGCCGTGCGGCTGATCGCCTCGCGCCATCCCGCCCTCGCCATCCATGCCGCCAACAGCGGTGACACAACGGGTGACGAAGAGATCGAGGACCGGCCGCAATCCGTGCTGATCTATCGCGACGGGCCTGCCGTCCGATACACCGAAATCACCGTCGCCGAGTTGCACCTGCTGCGCCGCCTGAAGGCTGGCTGGTCCCTTGCCCGCATCGCCGAAACCTGCCCGCCGCAGCAGGAAGGCGCGGGGCTGGTCGCGCGTTTCCAGCGTCTGGCCGCGCTGCCGATTTTCACCCTGCCGACCGGAGACACAGCATGA
- the bufB gene encoding MNIO family bufferin maturase — translation MTHGNPTIPARAGAGFKLGHAADIAHDRPDIGWFEVHPENYMVEGGPRLAALTRLRADYPLSLHGVGLSLGSAAPPDLGHLKEFRRLIDRFDPGLISDHLSWSAEGGTYFADLLPLPLTEEALDIVCRNIVIAQDVLRRPLLIENPSVYVGFEGAEMDEPEFLIQLARRTGCGLLLDVNNAYVSGRNMEYDPAAYLDAFPGDLIGEIHLAGHTIERHPEGELLIDTHSTAVPAPVWQLYEALIARIGPRPTLIEWDNDVPSWPVLAAEVQKADGIIAALAREPAHA, via the coding sequence ATGACCCATGGCAACCCGACCATCCCTGCCCGCGCCGGCGCCGGCTTCAAGCTGGGGCATGCCGCCGACATCGCGCACGACCGTCCCGATATCGGCTGGTTCGAGGTGCATCCCGAAAATTACATGGTCGAGGGCGGGCCGCGTCTGGCCGCGCTCACGCGCCTGCGCGCCGATTATCCGCTGTCGCTGCATGGCGTCGGGCTGTCGCTGGGCAGCGCGGCGCCGCCCGATCTGGGGCATCTGAAAGAATTTCGCCGGCTGATCGACCGCTTCGATCCCGGCCTGATTTCCGACCATCTATCCTGGTCGGCCGAGGGTGGTACCTATTTCGCCGATTTGCTGCCGCTGCCGCTCACCGAAGAGGCGCTGGACATTGTCTGCCGCAACATCGTCATCGCGCAGGATGTGCTGCGCCGCCCGCTGCTGATCGAGAACCCGTCGGTCTATGTTGGCTTCGAGGGGGCGGAAATGGACGAGCCTGAATTTCTCATCCAGCTCGCCCGGCGCACCGGGTGCGGCCTTTTGCTGGACGTGAACAACGCCTATGTCAGCGGCCGCAATATGGAGTACGACCCCGCCGCCTATCTCGATGCTTTTCCCGGTGATCTGATCGGCGAGATCCATCTCGCCGGCCACACAATCGAACGCCATCCGGAAGGCGAGTTGCTGATCGACACTCATTCCACCGCCGTGCCGGCTCCGGTCTGGCAGCTCTATGAGGCGCTGATTGCCCGCATCGGCCCGCGCCCGACGCTGATCGAATGGGACAATGACGTGCCCTCCTGGCCGGTGCTGGCCGCCGAGGTGCAAAAGGCCGACGGGATTATCGCCGCGCTGGCGCGGGAGCCGGCTCATGCTTGA
- a CDS encoding BufA1 family periplasmic bufferin-type metallophore produces MKLNSMALGAALVSALTLTAANGVQAQSANMEKCFGVSMAGKNDCAAGPGTTCAGTSKVDYQGNAWKLVPKGTCESMVIKTMDGKEVKGSLTALKRNLPS; encoded by the coding sequence ATGAAGCTCAACAGCATGGCCCTGGGCGCCGCCCTGGTTTCCGCCCTCACCCTGACCGCCGCCAACGGCGTGCAGGCCCAGTCCGCCAATATGGAGAAGTGCTTCGGCGTCTCGATGGCCGGCAAGAATGACTGCGCCGCCGGCCCCGGCACCACCTGCGCCGGCACCTCGAAGGTGGATTATCAGGGCAATGCCTGGAAGCTGGTCCCGAAGGGCACCTGCGAATCCATGGTCATCAAGACGATGGACGGTAAGGAAGTGAAGGGCAGCCTGACGGCGCTGAAGCGTAACCTGCCGAGCTGA
- a CDS encoding aspartate/glutamate racemase family protein: MTDPTPRIMLIHALRESQVPAWRAFEAGWPQARIFNLLDDSLSADVAARGKLTDDMIERFLTLGRYAAGTGADAIQFTCSAFGPAIEAVKRDLSIPVFSPSEAAFEAALEKGCRIGLMVTFPVSLTLLGDELTAIAAKKGRPLDIHGILVDGAIAALQSGNVAEHDRLALEAAKNLPPLDALVLGQFSLAHMAGPIAQATGLPVFTTPDSAVTKLRGLLDS; encoded by the coding sequence ATGACCGACCCCACGCCCCGCATCATGCTGATCCACGCGCTGCGCGAATCGCAGGTGCCCGCCTGGCGCGCCTTCGAGGCAGGCTGGCCCCAAGCCCGCATCTTCAATCTGCTCGACGATTCGCTGTCGGCCGATGTCGCGGCGCGCGGCAAGCTGACCGACGACATGATCGAACGTTTCCTGACGCTGGGTCGCTACGCCGCCGGCACCGGGGCGGATGCGATCCAGTTCACCTGCTCCGCCTTCGGCCCGGCCATCGAGGCGGTGAAGCGGGACCTCTCCATCCCGGTGTTCAGCCCCAGCGAGGCAGCCTTCGAGGCGGCGCTTGAAAAGGGCTGCCGCATCGGGCTGATGGTCACTTTCCCGGTCTCGCTGACGCTGCTGGGCGACGAGCTGACCGCCATCGCCGCGAAGAAGGGCAGGCCGCTCGATATCCACGGCATCCTGGTGGATGGCGCCATCGCCGCGCTGCAATCCGGCAATGTCGCCGAGCATGACCGGCTGGCGCTGGAGGCGGCAAAGAACCTGCCGCCGCTCGACGCGCTGGTGCTGGGGCAGTTCTCGCTGGCGCATATGGCCGGGCCGATAGCGCAAGCGACCGGCCTGCCGGTGTTCACGACACCCGACAGCGCGGTCACGAAACTGCGCGGACTGCTCGATTCCTGA
- a CDS encoding SDR family NAD(P)-dependent oxidoreductase: protein MLSLKGKVALVTGCGSSGPGWGNGKAIATLFARQGAIVVGVDINLAAAEETKKIIEGEGGLCEVASCDVTDLAQVQALVDGIVARHGRLDILVNNVGQSEPGGPVEMAPEVWDRQLQLNLTTAYNGCKAAIPVMERQGGGAIVNISSVAGLRYIGKPQVAYAAAKAALIQFTKTTAVIHAAKKVRLNCVVPGLIFTPLVTRLADKYAGGDFDGFVAKRNAQVPMGHMGEAWDIANAVLFLASDEAKYVTATEIVVDGGITATTP, encoded by the coding sequence ATGCTCAGTCTGAAAGGCAAGGTGGCGCTGGTCACCGGCTGCGGCTCCAGCGGCCCCGGCTGGGGCAATGGCAAGGCCATCGCCACCCTGTTCGCGCGCCAGGGCGCCATCGTCGTCGGCGTCGATATCAATCTCGCCGCCGCCGAGGAGACGAAGAAGATCATCGAAGGCGAGGGCGGCCTCTGCGAGGTCGCCAGCTGCGATGTCACCGACCTGGCGCAGGTGCAGGCGCTGGTGGACGGCATCGTCGCGCGCCATGGGCGGCTCGACATTCTGGTGAACAATGTCGGCCAGTCGGAGCCGGGCGGCCCGGTCGAGATGGCGCCGGAGGTCTGGGACCGGCAGCTGCAGCTGAACCTCACCACCGCCTATAATGGCTGCAAGGCGGCGATCCCCGTCATGGAGCGCCAGGGCGGCGGGGCCATCGTGAACATCTCCTCGGTCGCCGGGCTGCGCTATATCGGCAAGCCGCAGGTCGCCTATGCGGCGGCAAAGGCGGCGCTGATCCAGTTCACTAAGACCACCGCCGTGATCCACGCGGCGAAGAAGGTGCGGCTGAACTGCGTGGTGCCCGGCCTGATCTTCACGCCGCTGGTCACAAGGCTGGCCGACAAATATGCCGGCGGCGATTTCGATGGCTTCGTCGCCAAGCGCAACGCCCAAGTGCCGATGGGCCATATGGGCGAGGCCTGGGACATTGCCAACGCCGTGCTGTTCCTCGCCTCCGACGAGGCGAAATATGTGACCGCGACCGAGATCGTCGTCGATGGCGGCATCACCGCCACCACGCCCTGA
- a CDS encoding MaoC family dehydratase, with amino-acid sequence MSDGHDDIPKIGVGFHFEDLHQGMRFRTASRTLTEADLVNFCNMTWLTEELFTNTAHRGEMALTERVVPGALVYSFCEGLMLPMMQDTGLAFLHMELDVKAPTRVGDTITVFCEVIEHRLTSRGDRGLVRTRNSVRDQDGREVLVYTPLRLIKLRGKA; translated from the coding sequence ATGAGCGACGGGCACGATGACATCCCGAAAATCGGGGTCGGCTTTCATTTCGAGGATCTGCACCAGGGCATGCGGTTCCGCACCGCCAGCCGCACGCTGACCGAGGCCGACCTGGTCAATTTCTGCAACATGACCTGGCTGACCGAGGAGCTGTTCACCAACACCGCCCATCGCGGCGAGATGGCGCTGACGGAGCGCGTGGTGCCGGGGGCGCTGGTCTATTCCTTCTGTGAGGGGCTGATGCTGCCGATGATGCAGGATACCGGCCTCGCCTTCCTGCATATGGAACTCGACGTGAAGGCGCCGACCCGCGTGGGCGACACCATCACCGTGTTCTGCGAGGTGATTGAGCATCGGCTGACCTCGCGCGGCGACCGCGGGCTGGTGCGCACCCGCAACAGCGTACGCGACCAGGATGGACGCGAAGTGCTGGTCTATACGCCGCTGCGGTTGATAAAGCTGCGCGGCAAGGCGTGA
- a CDS encoding cupin domain-containing protein, with protein sequence MAELDKPAKRPADDFVVTHADAAGFDGGLREFFDYRDLGMAGVSGGKVQAHVIRAKDGHKATGGWHYHNLDFQMVYVLKGWVRFEYDGVGEVVLKPGSCVYQPPGIKHREIEHSADLELIEIVSPAEFETVAIEAP encoded by the coding sequence ATGGCGGAACTGGACAAGCCGGCAAAACGGCCCGCAGATGATTTCGTGGTGACGCATGCCGACGCGGCCGGGTTCGATGGCGGCCTGCGCGAATTCTTCGATTACCGCGATCTCGGCATGGCCGGGGTCAGCGGCGGCAAGGTGCAGGCGCATGTGATCCGCGCCAAGGACGGCCACAAGGCGACCGGCGGCTGGCATTATCACAATCTCGATTTCCAGATGGTCTATGTGCTGAAGGGCTGGGTGCGCTTCGAGTATGACGGCGTCGGCGAGGTGGTGCTGAAGCCCGGCTCCTGCGTCTATCAGCCGCCCGGCATCAAACACCGCGAGATTGAGCATTCGGCGGATCTGGAGCTGATCGAGATCGTCAGCCCTGCCGAATTCGAGACCGTGGCGATCGAGGCACCTTGA